A stretch of DNA from Halanaerobiales bacterium:
ACCGCATGTTAACATAGGAACAATAGGACACGTTGATCATGGTAAAACAACATTAACAGCAGCAATTACAAAGGTACTTTCAAAAAGTTCTGGTGGAGAAGTGATGGATTTTGATCAGATTGATAATGCACCGGAAGAAAAAGAGAGAGGAATAACAATAGCTTCTTCCCATGTAGAATATGAAACACCAAATAGACATTATGCACATGTTGATGCTCCAGGGCATGCTGACTATGTAAAGAATATGATAACAGGTGCAGCTCAGATGGATGGAGCTATTCTTGTTGTATCAGCTGCAGATGGTCCAATGCCTCAGACAAGAGAACATATTCTACTTGCTCGTCAGGTAGGAGTGCCTCATATTGTAGTATTTTTAAACAAAGCAGATATGGTAGATGATGAAG
This window harbors:
- a CDS encoding GTP-binding protein; translated protein: MAKEKFERTKPHVNIGTIGHVDHGKTTLTAAITKVLSKSSGGEVMDFDQIDNAPEEKERGITIASSHVEYETPNRHYAHVDAPGHADYVKNMITGAAQMDGAILVVSAADGPMPQTREHILLARQVGVPHIVVFLNKADMVDDEELIELVEMEVRELLSEYDFPGDDIPIVVGSALKALENED